Below is a window of Deltaproteobacteria bacterium HGW-Deltaproteobacteria-6 DNA.
CGTGTCCGCGTAAGAGCGCAGGGGGTTCAATCCGGTCACGAAAACCGCCCGCAGGCGATCGGGATGATCCGAGAGAATTTCTTCCGGCATGACATTGGGCGGGAACACACCGCAAACCGGGAAGGAATTTGTTGCCACCGTGCGCCATGTTTTCGGGTCTCTTTCATCCGTGCTGGGGCCGATGGGCATCATATGGCCGTTGATGACATTGCCGCCGGGAACACAAAGCCTGCCGCAGATCGCCATCAGAATCACGATGAGGTAAGAATTCAACCCGCTGTGCCGCCCCATGAAAAGGCCAAGATCATAGCGGAAGGATGATTTGCGCGTGGCGAAAAGTCTGGCGACTTCGCGGACCTGGTCGAAATCCAGTTCACAGGTTTTAATGGCGGCGCGGGCGTCGAAATTTTCAAAAAAGGATTGGACCTGATCAAAGCCCGATGTGTGGGAAGCCAGGTAATCCTTTTTCTCCCAGCCTTCAGCAAGGATGATGGAAATCATCGCTTTGAGCAGCAGCGCGTCCGTGCCGGGACGGATGCGCAAATGAATGTCGGCAATCTTTGCCGTTTCGGAAAGCCGCGGATCGACGACGATCAGCATTTTATCTTTGTCTTTGGACAGACGCTGAAGCTGGCGGGGGGCCTGAGGGATCTGATGGCTCTGCATGCCGTTCCAGCCGAATACCAGAAGAAGGTCGGTGTTGTTCACGTCCGGCTGGTCGTGAAGATACTGCTTGCCGTGCGTGCGTCCGATCACCCAGAAGGCGCCGGAAAATTCCTGGGCCAGAGCGCTGTATTGATACTGAGAGCCTAAGCCCCGCATCAGGCGAACGCCAAAGGGAACCTCGAAGTGGCAGCCCTGTCCGCCGCCGCCCATATAGGCGAACGAGCGCGGGCCGTGTTCATCGATAATGCTTTTCAGCTTGGCCGCGATCTCACCTATGGCCTGATCCCAGGAAATGCGTTCAAATTTATCTCCCACTTTTTTCAGCGGATATTTCAGGCGGTCGGCATTGTGCTGGTGGTAGGCTATGTTCATGCCCTTGCGGCAGAAATAGCCTTCGCTTTTGCCATTGGCTTTGTCCGGTTTTACTTTGACAATACGGTTATTTTCCACCTCAACTTCCAGACCACAGTTTTGCGCGCACAGGACACAGCCGGTTTTATGAATGGTTCCCATCACAGCTCCTTTTCTCCGGCAGTCTTGCCGGGTGTTTAATATGCGTCATCAATCACGCGGGGCGGAAAGACGCGGGGGGTGAATAATGCCGTGCAAATCACGTTTGTTCTTCGGTCAACACCTGTAGAAACCCGGTCATATCTTTTCTTCCGGTTTTAAATTTTTTAAATATCCGAGTAAATAGTTTCGGAATCCCTGAAAAGGTTCGATGTTTTTTACAACCTTCATATGCATGACAGCCCCTTCAAAACCCTGGAATATGAAACGTGCGGTATCCGCCGCATTCAGATCAGCCGGGACTGATTTGTCGCGTTTGGCTTCCGCAAGGCATGATTCCAGTTGCGCGATGAGCGTTTCGATGACGCCCGCCAGATGTACGCGCAGCCGTTCATTGGTGTCGGCAAGCTCGAGCGACAGGTTTCCGATCGGGCAGCCCAGGGCATTGCCGCTTTTTTGAAAGGAGGCTTCGAAGAAGCCGAATAATTTTTCCAGCCGTTTCAGGGGTGGTATTTTCCCGTCGCTCAAATAGTGGGTGAAGATTTCGCTGATGATCGCGTTGAAATAATCAATAATCGCCAGACCGAAATCTTCTTTGCTTTTGAAATAAAAATAAAATGAGCCCTTGGGAATGCCCGCCGCCTGAAGAATCTGCTGAAGGCCGGTGGCATTGAAGCCCTGCGCGTGAATCAGCTCAGCCCCCTTGCGGACAATTTCTTCGCGGGTATTGGTTCGTGCCATAACTAACTCTCCTTGTCAACTTTGCATGACCTTCATAAAAGCTTCCAGCCTTCCTTTTTCCAGAAGGACTTGAGCCCCCATTTCCTTGATCGTCGCAGGAATGGGAGGCAGTTGTTTTCTTTCCAGCAATTCAATCGCATCAACCGGGCATCCCGTCACGCACAGGCCGCAGCCGATACATTCTTCCGGATGAACCAGGGCAACATCATCCTTCATTTCGATCGCCTTCATCGGACAGCGCTCATCGGCACAAATCGAGCAGCCGATGCAATTTTCACTTTTAACGTGCGCTTCAAAACGGCTGGGTTCAAAGGCGTGAGCATGCTTTAACTGTGTTCTTCCCCGCAGAACCGTACAGCAGCAGGGGCAGCAGTTGCAGATCAGGTTGGCGTGGTCGGCGCTGTTGTTGCTGGTATGAACCAGCCCCGCTTCCTCTGCTGTATTTAGAACCTTCATTCCTTCTTCCTTGCTGATCTGACGGGCAAACCCTCTCTCCACAAGAAATTCGCCCATTTCACCGAAAATGAGACACATTTCTTTGGGCTTGTCACATTTGCCCACACTGACCCGGCACGCGCAGTTGGTTACCGCGATATAGTTTGCATCATTAATGAAATTTTTGACTTCTTCGTAGGGATGGACACGGTCTTGCGCCGGGATCGACTTCTCAACGGCGACGACCCGCATCAGCGGCGTAGGATTGCCGGCAAAGGAGCTTCCCAGCGCCTCGTGGTGATATTCCTCCCAGAGCTCACCCAGGCGTTTGTGCATCGGTGTTCCGCCGCCTTTCATAAAGGGAAATTCAAATACACCGGGGATCGTCGGAACTAAAGCATAGAATGTCTCTCCCGCTTTATTCCGGGACTGAATAATGCCTTTGTCGGCCATGGATTCCAGATGTTGTTTTGCTTCGCTTTCCGAAAGACCGGCCGCTTTTGCTATGGTGGACAAGCTTTTGGGTTTAAAGCTCATCTTGACGGCAAGAGCCGCTTCTTCCGGGGTGAAAAGGATGCGCAGTATTTCATCTATTGATTTGGCTTTGGGCGCGGTTGAAGGATTTGAATCCAGAATTTCTCTTAATCGTTCGTAAATATCCATGATTCTTCTCCTTTGCTTTTTGACTTGGCGAGCATCATAATAGACCAGTCGTCTACAAGTCAAGGAATTTTTATAACGGAACAGGTTGCTGACTGAAAATCCGCACAGGAAGCATAGTTATAAATTAAATAATTTCAAAAGTTTAGTCTCAGGACAAGCGCCTGCCATTGATCATGGATATTTTGCATGCAGCGTGTGCTGATGGGGAATGCCGCTTTGTCCACCTGTTTGCGCGCTGACCAGGCTTGCCGCCCACGCGCCCAGATCCAATGATTTTTCGGCGCTCCACCCCTGTATGATGCCGTAGGTGAGGCCCGCGTGAAAGACATCGCCGCAGCCGGTGGTGTCAACCGCCGTTACTGGATATGCCTCTTTGCGGATGAAACACCCGTCAACCAGGGCGATGTATCCTTTCGCGCCCAGCGTGACACCCGTAAAGCCGATGCCCAGGGCCGCAAGCTTCCGGCAGGTTTCTTCCGGCGTTTCAGAAAAGGCATTGGAAAATGTTTCCGATGTGACAAAGCAGTCGCTTTGTCTGGCAATATCCAGCATCCCGTCGCGCAGCGTTCCCGCATCGATAATCACGGGAATACCCGCCTTCTTTGCCTTTGCGCAGGCGAAAAGGGAAGCTTCGGGAAACAATCCGTCGATGTGCAAAGCGCTGCTTTTTAAAAGAAGGTTGATGTCCAGTTCTCCCGGTTCAAGAGGAGGTCCGGTGGGCCTCTGCCAGAAAATCGTCCGGCGTGCGGTGGACGGTTCGCTGGCGATAAACGCGAATTGGGAGGAGTGATTTTTGCGAATACGCAGGCCGTTCGTGTCGATGCCTTCCCTGGCGAGCGATGCCGTGATTTGTGCGCCGAAGTTGTCGTCGCCTGCAACACCGGCCATGTGGCAATCCATACCCCAGCGCCTGAGCGCGACAAGCGCCGTGGCGACAGGTCCCCCGCATTGTTCAACCAGATTGGAAAATTCGCACTTCACATCCGGCGGCGGATAGGCGGGTATCTGACCGATATAATCGAGTGAACACTGGCCGATGCCAAAGACGTGGGGTGATTGATGCACGGCGTTATCCTTTCTTTTGCAGAGTTTAAATACCATGTAAGAGAGGAAATGTGAAAATAAAGATAAAAAGATGGGTAAAAAAATATTGATAAGTATTTCAATTAGCTATATTAATGACCTCGCAAAAAGTTCTCAAAATCATTCTGCTGAAAAATAAGGATAATACCGATGCCCGCTCCGCAAATTATTCTTGATCTGATTGAACGCTTCGAGCGAAATCAGGACGTTTACAAATCCAGCGCCTACAACGAAACGCAGGTGCGCCGGGAATTTATTGACCCCTTTTTTGAAGCTTTGGGCTGGGATGTCAACAATACTTCCGGCCATGCCGAAGCGTACAAAGATGTTATTCACGAAGATGTGGTGAAAGTCAGCGGCGTCACCAAAGCGCCTGATTATTCCTTCCGCATCGGCGGACAGCGCAAGTTTTTTGTCGAGGCCAAGCAGCCCTCCATCAACATTAAAGATACTCCGGCGCCAGCTTTTCAGGTCAGACGCTATGCCTGGTCGGGCAAGCTGCCGCTTTCCATCGTTACGGACTTTGATGAATTTGCCGTTTACGACTGCCGGATCAAACCGGATCAGGCCGACAAATCCGACAAAGCTCGCATCAAATACTATACGTATCAGCAATATGCTGAAAAATGGGATGAAATAGCGGCTGTCTTTTCCAAGGATGCCATCCTGAAAGGATCGTTCGACAAATACGCCGAATCCAGCAAAGTCAAACGCGGCACCGCCGAAGTGGACAGTGCCTTTCTGGCGGAGATAGAAAGCTGGCGTGAGGCACTCGCCCGAAATATTGCCCTTCGCAACAGCCTTTCCGTTCGCGAACTTAACGATTCTGTCCAGCGCGTCATTGACCGGATTATCTTTTTGCGCATTGCCGAAGACCGGGGCATTGAAGACTATGGGGCGCTCAGAGGCATCTGCAACGGCAGCAATATCTATGGCCGCTTGCAGGAACTTTTTGAAAAAGCCGACGACCGATACAACTCCGGCCTCTTCCATTTCCGCCAGGAAAAGGATCAGACGGAACTGCCTGATAAACTGACGCCTAATCTCATCATCGACGACAAGCCGCTCAAGGACATTCTCAAGACGCTTTATTATCCCGATTCACCCTACGAGTTTGCCGTCCTGCCCGCCGATATTCTGGGGCAGGTCTATGAGCAGTTCCTGGGGAAGGTCATCCGTCTGACGAGCGATCACCGAGCCGTAGTGGAAGACAAGCCCGAAGTCAAAAAAGCGGGCGGCGTCTTTTACACGCCCACTTACATTGTCGAGTATATCGTTCAAAACACCGTCGGAAAACTCCTCGATGGGAAGACCCCGAAGAAGGCGGAGAGTCTGCGGATTCTTGATCCGGCCTGCGGTTCGGGGTCGTTTTTGCTGGGGGCTTACCAGCATCTGCTCGACTGGCATTTGAAGTGGTATGTGGCGGACGGCCCGGAAAAACACACAAAGGCAAAAAGACCGGCCCTGTATTCCGGACAGGGCGGCGCGTGGCATCTGACCACCGCCGAGCGCAAACGGATTCTGCTCAACAACATTTACGGCGTGGATATCGACAGCCAAGCCGTCGAAGTCACCAAGCTCTCTCTTCTGCTCAAAGTGCTCGAAGACGAAACCGGCGAGACGCTCAATTCACAGCGCAAGCTTTTTCACGAGCGGGCGCTGCCCAATCTGGGCGGCAACATCAAGTGCGGCAATTCGCTGATCGGCCCGGATTTTTATGACGGCAAACAGATGAACCTGTTGGACCCGGAAGAAGCCCAGCGCATCAACGTGTTCGACTGGCAGGCAGAGTTTCCCGAGATTTTCAAAGTAGGCGGGTTTGACGCAGTAATCGGGAATCCGCCTTATGTTATCACGGGTAATGATAACTCTAACAATTCTCTGATAGATTATTTTAAACGTTATAATGTCTCACAATATAAGATTGATCTTTTTCATTTGTTTATTCAGCGTGGAATAGATCTAATCAGAAAAGATGGTAAATTAGGGTTTATCGTGCCTAACACATGGCTGACTTTGCAATATACGGATAGGTTGAGGAAATATATACTTGATCACACATCAATATTTGAAATTATAATATTCGACTATTTGGTTTTTAAGTCTGCGGATGTTCATACCGCCCTGATCTTTTTAGAAAAATATGACGCCGAAAAAGATCATAAAGTTCAGATAAAAATAATTTCAAAATTAGCGACAGCTGAAGAATTAAAAAGTGCTGAGACTTTGCTTTCATCGCAATTATCATGGAAAAATTGCAACGGTTATATTTTTGAAACCAGAATAGTTGGGAAAGCAGGTGTTTTGATAAATAAGCTACTGAATAGTCATCCTCGACTTGATCAAGTTGCACGTGCTTCATTAGGTTGCCAAGCCTACAATAGTTCAAAGCATACACAAGAACAGATAAAAAATCGTGTTTTTCATGCGTCTAAAAAACTAAGCGAAGAATATTTGCCTGAATTAGCAGGAAAAGATGTTTCTAGATACATAATAATCAGGGAAAGGGGCGAATGGATAAAGTATGGTTCATGGCTGCATGATTATAGAACAATGGACTGGCTCACAGGTCCACGAATTCTGATACGCGAAATATCTGGACAAGATAAGCACAAAATACAAGCTTGTTACGCGGAAGAAACGTATTGTAATTATAAGACAATACTAAACGTTAACCCGTCTTCAAATACACAATTTTCAATGATGTATCTACTTGGCATTCTTAACTCAAGGCTGATATCCTTTCTATATCCTTACGTTTCCAATAAGATGGTTGCAAAGAGTTTCCCGCGTCTATCTGTTGGGGATTTAAAAAAATTACCAATCCGTGAGATTGATATCGGAGATACCACTGATAAGAAAATGCATGACCGCATGGTTGAACTCGTCGAGCAGATGCTTACGTCGAATAAGCAATTAGCAGAAGCCAGAATCGGCCAAGAGCAAACCCTGATCCAGCGCCAGATCGACGCGACCGATAAGCAGATCGACAAACTGGTTTATGAACTCTATGAACTGACAGAAGACGAAATCAAAATCGTTGAGGGGCAATCAACATAGAACAAGGAATTGCAACCACCACTGAAGGGTGGCAAGTCCCCTTGTTCAGCAATTTCTCTCAACATGCCATGGATGAACTGATCCCGGAAGCCCCGCTTACCTTCGCTTCTGGGACAATTCCCAATCCCGATATGCCGGAATTATCTCTTGTAAAATCAGAAACCATCGCAGTTGAGCCGGGGCATACCCTGCGCGAATATGCCCGAAATGTTGTGGCTCTTGGCGAAGCGAAGCGTCAAGCAGCCGAACTGTTTGAGCCGAAGGCGAGTTTTCGGCTGTAGTGCAGCGAGCATAGAGCCACAGTTGCAGGGCATTCTGAGCGATGGGTATGCCCCGGCTCAACTGCCTCCGTTCACCCCTGATGGACAATGACATTCTCATTCTCAGAATCGGAGATCGGAATGATGTTGGTTTCTTGAACTGATTGACAAATATGAGGGAGACTGGTAAGCAAAAAACATTCGGGGTGTCAGG
It encodes the following:
- a CDS encoding molybdopterin dinucleotide-binding protein; translation: MGTIHKTGCVLCAQNCGLEVEVENNRIVKVKPDKANGKSEGYFCRKGMNIAYHQHNADRLKYPLKKVGDKFERISWDQAIGEIAAKLKSIIDEHGPRSFAYMGGGGQGCHFEVPFGVRLMRGLGSQYQYSALAQEFSGAFWVIGRTHGKQYLHDQPDVNNTDLLLVFGWNGMQSHQIPQAPRQLQRLSKDKDKMLIVVDPRLSETAKIADIHLRIRPGTDALLLKAMISIILAEGWEKKDYLASHTSGFDQVQSFFENFDARAAIKTCELDFDQVREVARLFATRKSSFRYDLGLFMGRHSGLNSYLIVILMAICGRLCVPGGNVINGHMMPIGPSTDERDPKTWRTVATNSFPVCGVFPPNVMPEEILSDHPDRLRAVFVTGLNPLRSYADTTAYEKAFQKLDLLVTAEIAMTETAALSHYVLPSRTGYESWDGTFFPMTYPGVYFQMRRPIVEPEGEPKEQGEIDLLLADSLGLIPPIPESLYQAANDGRPAFAKALMEYAMTEPKALKAMPFILGKTLGKALGSVHLAALWGMLQAAPKSLYKNAVRAGFTSGPALGEELFQQILDHPEGIWVGRIDPENNFAEIKTADGKINLLIPELLDELKTIEAAKEEAALKLPAEYPLILMAGRHISTNANTLMRDPAWNEGKRTCTLAMHPDDAAALNFKDSQQVRITTEAGNEEIELEITDTARKGHVVIPHGFGLVYNGVKYGANVNRLTKNTHRDQFGTPIHRYVPCRVEAV
- a CDS encoding TetR family transcriptional regulator → MARTNTREEIVRKGAELIHAQGFNATGLQQILQAAGIPKGSFYFYFKSKEDFGLAIIDYFNAIISEIFTHYLSDGKIPPLKRLEKLFGFFEASFQKSGNALGCPIGNLSLELADTNERLRVHLAGVIETLIAQLESCLAEAKRDKSVPADLNAADTARFIFQGFEGAVMHMKVVKNIEPFQGFRNYLLGYLKNLKPEEKI
- a CDS encoding restriction endonuclease subunit M; the protein is MPAPQIILDLIERFERNQDVYKSSAYNETQVRREFIDPFFEALGWDVNNTSGHAEAYKDVIHEDVVKVSGVTKAPDYSFRIGGQRKFFVEAKQPSINIKDTPAPAFQVRRYAWSGKLPLSIVTDFDEFAVYDCRIKPDQADKSDKARIKYYTYQQYAEKWDEIAAVFSKDAILKGSFDKYAESSKVKRGTAEVDSAFLAEIESWREALARNIALRNSLSVRELNDSVQRVIDRIIFLRIAEDRGIEDYGALRGICNGSNIYGRLQELFEKADDRYNSGLFHFRQEKDQTELPDKLTPNLIIDDKPLKDILKTLYYPDSPYEFAVLPADILGQVYEQFLGKVIRLTSDHRAVVEDKPEVKKAGGVFYTPTYIVEYIVQNTVGKLLDGKTPKKAESLRILDPACGSGSFLLGAYQHLLDWHLKWYVADGPEKHTKAKRPALYSGQGGAWHLTTAERKRILLNNIYGVDIDSQAVEVTKLSLLLKVLEDETGETLNSQRKLFHERALPNLGGNIKCGNSLIGPDFYDGKQMNLLDPEEAQRINVFDWQAEFPEIFKVGGFDAVIGNPPYVITGNDNSNNSLIDYFKRYNVSQYKIDLFHLFIQRGIDLIRKDGKLGFIVPNTWLTLQYTDRLRKYILDHTSIFEIIIFDYLVFKSADVHTALIFLEKYDAEKDHKVQIKIISKLATAEELKSAETLLSSQLSWKNCNGYIFETRIVGKAGVLINKLLNSHPRLDQVARASLGCQAYNSSKHTQEQIKNRVFHASKKLSEEYLPELAGKDVSRYIIIRERGEWIKYGSWLHDYRTMDWLTGPRILIREISGQDKHKIQACYAEETYCNYKTILNVNPSSNTQFSMMYLLGILNSRLISFLYPYVSNKMVAKSFPRLSVGDLKKLPIREIDIGDTTDKKMHDRMVELVEQMLTSNKQLAEARIGQEQTLIQRQIDATDKQIDKLVYELYELTEDEIKIVEGQST
- a CDS encoding carbohydrate kinase — translated: MVFKLCKRKDNAVHQSPHVFGIGQCSLDYIGQIPAYPPPDVKCEFSNLVEQCGGPVATALVALRRWGMDCHMAGVAGDDNFGAQITASLAREGIDTNGLRIRKNHSSQFAFIASEPSTARRTIFWQRPTGPPLEPGELDINLLLKSSALHIDGLFPEASLFACAKAKKAGIPVIIDAGTLRDGMLDIARQSDCFVTSETFSNAFSETPEETCRKLAALGIGFTGVTLGAKGYIALVDGCFIRKEAYPVTAVDTTGCGDVFHAGLTYGIIQGWSAEKSLDLGAWAASLVSAQTGGQSGIPHQHTLHAKYP